The Coffea arabica cultivar ET-39 chromosome 8e, Coffea Arabica ET-39 HiFi, whole genome shotgun sequence genome window below encodes:
- the LOC140012494 gene encoding uncharacterized protein codes for MATAWMKSLQCKSRAVDDVVHHKHKVLTTTTTPHSNPKNHHHLIPNSGGCRNSVQSLKDVVEMTKQAKPRKLKSPPAESPQPPQTPPAKDAKRSLPRKPEPVSHQPATRGRPSSSRISRSAESFFPALTELPEGHPSRNVVEIIFHTSWSPKAFSGRIEMVFKVQNLPRTVTRFEEYREVAKSRADAAGGLGVNGGGEDHARCVADGNEVMRFYCLGPTSSSGAYDAGGCAWAFSGVKGAAICTFSGSGGAHESAGGGRGRRAMLVCRVIAGRICKQLGFDSLVEGRGGYESVSGDNGELLVFDSRAVLPCFLIIYKL; via the coding sequence ATGGCCACGGCGTGGATGAAGTCGTTACAATGCAAGTCAAGAGCAGTAGACGACGTCGTCCACCACAAACACAAGGTCCTAACCACCACCACTACCCCCCATTCGAACCCCAAGAACCACCACCATCTCATTCCCAACTCCGGCGGCTGCAGAAATAGCGTTCAAAGTCTGAAGGACGTGGTGGAAATGACTAAACAAGCAAAACCCAGAAAGCTAAAGTCCCCACCGGCGGAATCACCGCAGCCACCACAAACCCCACCGGCTAAAGATGCAAAAAGATCGCTTCCAAGAAAGCCCGAACCCGTTTCACACCAACCTGCCACGAGGGGTCGTCCTAGTAGTTCCCGAATCTCACGCTCCGCTGAGTCGTTCTTCCCCGCTTTGACTGAGCTTCCTGAGGGCCATCCCTCCCGTAATGTGGTGGAGATTATCTTCCACACAAGTTGGTCGCCCAAGGCATTTTCGGGTCGGATCGAGATGGTGTTCAAGGTCCAGAATTTGCCCCGGACGGTGACCCGTTTTGAGGAGTATAGGGAAGTAGCGAAGTCCAGAGCGGATGCTGCTGGTGGGCTGGGCGTGAATGGTGGCGGTGAAGATCACGCTCGGTGTGTTGCGGACGGGAACGAGGTGATGAGGTTTTATTGCTTGGGACCCACAAGTAGCAGCGGCGCGTATGATGCTGGTGGTTGCGCGTGGGCTTTCAGCGGCGTGAAAGGTGCGGCGATATGCACCTTTTCGGGGAGTGGTGGGGCCCATGAGAGCGCCGGCGGTGGGAGGGGTAGGAGGGCAATGCTGGTCTGCCGGGTCATAGCTGGTCGGATTTGTAAGCAACTCGGATTTGACTCGTTGGTGGAAGGGCGAGGTGGGTATGAGTCGGTGAGTGGGGATAACGGCGAGTTGCTCGTTTTTGATTCACGTGCGGTATTGCCCTGTTTTCTTATCATCTACAAATTGTAA
- the LOC113704173 gene encoding adenine phosphoribosyltransferase 4, whose protein sequence is MSACRDDDPRIRSIQSKIRVVPNFPKPGIMFQDITTLLLDPKAFKDTIDLFVDRYKGKSISVVAGIEARGFIFGPPIALAIGAKFVPLRKRKKLPGKVYREEYDLEYGSDCIEMHVGAVDPGERALVVDDLIATGGTLRAAMNLLERAEAEVVECACVIEIPDLKGRDRLNGKPLYVLVESQ, encoded by the exons ATGTCAGCTTGCAGAGATGATGATCCGCGTATCCGTTCCATTCAATCCAAAATCCGGGTCGTACCCAACTTTCCCAAACCAG GGATAATGTTTCAAGACATAACTACACTTTTACTTGATCCCAAAGCCTTCAAAGATACCATAGACTTGTTTGTGGATCGCTACAAAGGCAAAAGCATTTCTGTTGTAGCTG GAATAGAAGCTCGTGGCTTTATATTTGGTCCTCCTATAGCATTGGCAATAGGGGCAAAATTTGTTCCCTTGAGAAAACGAAAAAAACTGCCAG GTAAAGTCTACAGAGAAGAATATGACTTAGAATATGGAAGTGATTGTATCGAGATGCACGTTGGAGCTGTAGACCCTGGAGAACGTGCTTTGGTAGTTGATGATCTGATAGCTACTGGTGGCACCCTGCGCGCAGCTATGAATTTATTGG AACGTGCTGAAGCTGAAGTTGTTGAATGTGCTTGTGTGATTGAAATACCGGATCTAAAG GGGCGGGATCGATTGAACGGGAAGCCATTGTATGTTCTTGTGGAGTCTCAGTAG
- the LOC113703735 gene encoding uncharacterized protein codes for MLPRRGDHYLRQKYSHDGSPREALKQKMLSQEYTFKKQVQELHRLYQIQTILMKNLRLKEYASSSFQGISRRPMDAEVSTSHHVKHSDLHFPKKGDGWGTAENPVQVDQYFDGELGASSEEVQQVQLSLSISGDTMQNKSCKKIWDKKLTSISSQYAIDLEESAPRALSRDIQPKSALGCAACSADSGNLHVFQISCSCPNGLNKYLDDGIKRTQSLVDETKNFLEQNNLDQGAKKWLGNVPSMGISCATNICPSREAACIDLNKPLLDEAPHSEEYLVMECSAGASSSVSERVSGEWHKVSSPVGTSRKPESRCISAMTKEDTLNITVMASNSADSSTIMTGSKSLSVDLESCFKSPSDQSDVHDCLTDNLQHKDAKFVSNLPRKNHKGKTMIEVDDMMGEVDAISPNLCIRGDNIEDEDRDSSPASFKFGCIGTDPSSSFKTVQSGTRVGKSVSFQNSESSQDESSIHAESKSESFDGKTEGSARDDALIQKGAVSLMYFLLEISSREEDDRVAEVDKMNEIEKGKTDQPQCSSDTFESMVLKLQESNVEDYCVSSMPMEVNDTDKKDYGIRLRRGRRMKDFQKDILPGMASLARHEICEDIRIMEGVIRSREYKKLRSKMANTQNWFTPVRSRRSRLNYIGRKYY; via the exons ATGTTACCCAGAAGAGGTGATCATTATTTACGTCAGAAGTACAGTCATGATGGATCCCCCAGAGAAGCTCTAAAGCAGAAAATGCTCAGTCAGGAGTATACATTCAAGAAGCAG GTCCAGGAACTTCATCGGTTGTACCagatacaaacgattctgatgAAGAATTTGCGGTTGAAAGAG TATGCAAGCTCCTCTTTTCAAGGAATCTCACGAAGACCTATGGATGCTGAAGTTTCAACCAGTCACCACGTGAAACATAGTGATCTACATTTCCCTAAGAAGGGAGATGGTTGGGGTACTGCAGAAAATCCTGTACAAGTAGATCAGTATTTTGATGGTGAGCTAGGAGCTTCTTCAGAAGAAGTTCAGCAAGTTCAGCTTTCCTTGAGCATCAGTGGGGACACTATGCAAAATAAGAGTTGCaagaaaatttgggataaaAAGCTCACTTCGATATCCTCCCAATATGCAATTGACTTAGAGGAATCAGCTCCCAGAGCATTGAGTAGAGATATCCAACCTAAGTCTGCACTCGGCTGTGCTGCTTGCTCTGCTGATTCTGGAAACCTGCATGTTTTCCAGATTAGTTGCAGCTGCCCAAATGGCCTGAATAAATATCTTGATGATGGAATTAAGAGAACTCAGTCACTTGTAGATGAGACTAAAAATTTTCTAGAGCAGAACAACTTAGATCAAG GGGCTAAAAAATGGCTTGGAAACGTTCCAAGTATGGGTATATCTTGTGCGACCAACATTTGTCCTTCCCGTGAAGCTGCATGCATAGACCTTAACAAGCCTCTGCTTGATGAAGCACCTCACTCAGAGGAGTACCTTGTAATGGAGTGCTCAGCTGGTGCCTCTTCTAGTGTTTCAGAGAGAGTGAGTGGTGAATGGCACAAAGTCTCGTCACCTGTTGGAACTAGTAGAAAACCAGAGAGTAGGTGCATTTCTGCTATGACTAAAGAAGATACCCTGAATATTACAGTGATGGCTTCCAACAGCGCCGATAGTAGCACTATCATGACTGGAAGTAAATCACTCTCTGTTGATCTAGAGTCATGTTTCAAGTCACCATCTGACCAAAGTGATGTTCATGACTGCCTCACTGATAACTTGCAACATAAAGATGCAAAATTTGTGTCAAATCTTCCCAGAAAAAATCATAAAGGCAAAACGATGATCGAAGTGGATGATATGATGGGTGAAGTGGATGCCATTTCTCCAAATTTATGTATTAGGGGAGATAACATCGAGGATGAGGACAGAGACAGTTCCCCTGCCTCGTTCAAGTTTGGTTGTATTGGAACTGATCCTTCAAGTAGCTTTAAGACTGTGCAATCTGGGACTCGTGTGGGAAAATCTGTTTCCTTCCAAAACTCTGAGTCATCTCAAGATGAATCTTCTATTCACGCTGAATCAAAATCTGAATCCTTTGATGGGAAAACAGAAGGATCAGCACGAGATGATGCTCTAATCCAAAAAGGTGCCGTTTCTCTGATGTACTTTTTGCTGGAAATATCGAGTAGAGAGGAGGATGATCGTGTTGCTGAGGTTGACAAGATGAATGAGATTGAGAAAGGGAAGACAGATCAGCCACAGTGTTCTTCAGATACTTTTGAATCCATGGTGCTCAAGCTGCAGGAAAGCAACGTAGAAGACTACTGTGTGTCTTCAATGCCCATGGAAGTGAATGACACAGACAAGAAAGATTACGGAATTAGATTGAGGAGGGGTAGGAGAATGAAGGACTTCCAGAAGGACATTCTACCAGGCATGGCATCTCTTGCTAGGCATGAGATTTGTGAAGATATTAGAATTATGGAGGGAGTAATTAGATCCAGAGAGTATAAAAAACTTAGATCCAAGATGGCCAACACACAGAACTGGTTCACTCCTGTAAGAAGCAGGAGGTCAAGACTCAATTATATAGGTAGAAAATATTATTGA